CCGAGGACCATCACGATCTGTGCGTGGTGGACACCGCCGGCAAGGTCCGAGCGAAGGGGCGGGTCACAGATGATCTGTCCGGTGTCGCTCGGGCCCATGACCTGATCGCCTCCGCAGTGCCCGACGAGGTCGACGAGGTCGATGTGGAGGTCGTCGTCGGGATCGAGACCGACCGGGGCCTGCTGGTGCGGGCACTGGTGACCGCTGGGTATCGGGTGTTGGCGGTCAACCCGCTCAGTGTCGACCGCTACCGGGACCGGGCCCGAGTCTCGGGCGCGAAGTCCGACCCCGGCGATGCCCGGGTGCTGGCTGACATGGTCCGCACTGATGCTCACCAGCACCGGCCGGTGGCGGCCGACTCGGATCTGGCCGAGGCGATCAAGCTGGTGGCCCGATCGCACCAGTCGGCCATCTGGTCGAGACGACGGCTGGCCAACCAGCTGCGCTCGGCGTTGCGGGAGTTCTTCCCTGCCGCCCTAGTCGCGTTCGACGACCTCACCAGCGCAGACGCCATCGCCGTGCTCGGAGTCGCCCCTACCCCCGAGGCCGCCAAGGGACTCTCACGCTCGAAGATCGCATCGGCGCTGCGCCGCGGTGGCCGCCAGCTCAACATCGACCTCCGGGCCGAGGCGATCCAGGCAGCGCTGCGGACCGAGCACCTCACCCAGCCACCAATGGTCGCCGATGCCTACGGCAACATCGTGGCCTCGCTGGTCAAGGTCATCGCCGCCCACACCACCCAGATCGCCGAGCTGGCCGAGGTCCTCGAGGCCCATTTCGGCCAGCACCCTGACGCCACGATCCTTCGCAGCCTTCCCGGCCTCGGAGTCGTCACCGGTGCCAGGGTGCTCGCCGAGTTCGGTGACGACCCCGCCCGCTACGCCGATGCCAGGGCCCGACGGAACTACGCCGGCACCAGTCCCCTCACCGTCGCCTCCGGCACCCGCCGCACCGTCCGAGCCCGCCACATCCGCAACCGGCGCCTGGCCGACGCCCTGCACTGGTGGGCCTTCAACGCCATCACCCGATCCCCCGGCGCCCGTGCCCTCTACGACCGCCGACGCACCGCCGGCGACACCCACTCCGGCGCCCTGCGCGTCGTCGCCAACCGCCTCGTCGCCATCCTCCACGGCTGCCTCCGCACCCGCACCCCCTACGACGAAGCAACCGCCTGGGCCCACCGCAACGACCTCGCCGCTTGACACCACCCGCACGTGGGATGTCTGAGCCGGGCGGCGGAGGTCCGGCCGAAGCGGTCGCGCGGCAGTTCGGGGGTTGA
Above is a window of Iamia majanohamensis DNA encoding:
- a CDS encoding IS110 family transposase translates to MFVGVDWAEDHHDLCVVDTAGKVRAKGRVTDDLSGVARAHDLIASAVPDEVDEVDVEVVVGIETDRGLLVRALVTAGYRVLAVNPLSVDRYRDRARVSGAKSDPGDARVLADMVRTDAHQHRPVAADSDLAEAIKLVARSHQSAIWSRRRLANQLRSALREFFPAALVAFDDLTSADAIAVLGVAPTPEAAKGLSRSKIASALRRGGRQLNIDLRAEAIQAALRTEHLTQPPMVADAYGNIVASLVKVIAAHTTQIAELAEVLEAHFGQHPDATILRSLPGLGVVTGARVLAEFGDDPARYADARARRNYAGTSPLTVASGTRRTVRARHIRNRRLADALHWWAFNAITRSPGARALYDRRRTAGDTHSGALRVVANRLVAILHGCLRTRTPYDEATAWAHRNDLAA